AGATGAACCGGAAACATTTAAAACGGTGGATTCCACGCTGAAGGCGGTGGTGGCTGAATTTGGGCATTTCTCCGTTTGGCGTGCTCTTTGTGGCATTAAGCATTACGGCGTATGGACGAGCCGCTATCTGCGTGCGTTTGAAAACAAGGTCGAAGACGAAAATGCGCTTGTGCTCAAGTTTAGACCGCAGTACCAGCTTGCTGTTTGGAAACTCTTTAATGAACCTGGTGAAAAGGTTGTATTGGGCTCCGACTGTGATCCAGAGAAAAATAATTGTGCTAAGCGTCCGGGCCGTTGGCTTTTCTACCGCCAAGATGTAGAATTCTTGGTGCAGCCGTCGCCGCTGGATGTGCGCAGTGCAAAGCTTGACAATCCGGTGCAGGCTATTCTCAAATTCCGTGACCAGCTCAAGGCTAAGGGCGTGGAACTCTTGGTGGTGGTGGTGCCTGGCAAACCGAGCATTTATCCGGAACGCTTGTCTAGGCTTCCGCTTGATTCTGGCAAGGTAAACTCGCATGGCAAGATGATTCTTGATTCGCTGGCCGCGCTCGGGTTGAATACGGTTGATTTGTACACGCCGCTCATGGCTGCGAAAAAATATGATGAACGATTTGGCCCGCTGTATTTGGATGACGATACGCACTGGACGCCGCGTGGGGCTGAACTTGCGGCCGCGGTAATCGCGGGGTCGGTACTGCAATTGAGTGCGGCAGGTGTGATTGATTTGGGCTCCGAGGCGCTGCGCTATGTGCCGGTCGATAGCTCGGCAGACCGCATGGGCGATATTGGAGAAATGAGTGGCCTCAATAAGTTTGATGTGTTCAAGGTACAGCAGGTGACTGGGCACGTGGTGTACCAGCAGGCGATGGACGAACGCATTTTGGCTTCTAGACTTTTGCATGTGCACGATTCCGTGGCACTTGAAATTGATACGGCTAAGACGCCGTTCAAGGATGACTTCCGCAAGTCGAAAATTTTGATTCTGGGCGATAGCTTCAGCCGTATTTACCAGACCGATGCGCCTGTGAATGCGGGCTGGATTGCCCATTTTGCAAGGAATATCAGCCGACCGGTATCCTCGATTGTGAGCGATGGCGGTGCTTCTACTTTGGTGCGTGAAAAGCTTGCCCGTAAGGCGGGCGTGCTCAAAGGCAAGAAACTCCTGATTTGGGAATTTGTAGAACGTGACCTGCGCTTTGGCGCCGAAGGCTGGAAAACGATTGAATTTTAGGAATTGACTATGGCAAGGCATGGAACACCCACTCCGGGGCAGGCGATTTTAGAAGGCATTGAATGGCTCAAGATGGATAAGGCGGAATTTGCCCGCCGTATCGGGGTCCCGATGGAAACTCTCGAGGGCTTGATTGCGGGAACGGTTGAAATTACCCGCGAACTTGCCGAAGCGCTTGAATCTGTGACGGGTAGCCCCGCTGCCTACTGGCGCATGCTCGCCAGCAAAGCCAAGAGGAATGTGTAATGAATATTACCGACGCCGTTTCTTGTATGTGCGACCTCGCGAAGGGCGAGGCGGAACAGTTTGATGTAATTGCCTCGAATTCCCATTCCGAGGGCTTGTCTGTTTTTCAGGGCCAGGTGCAGAATACCGAAATTTCGGATTCCGTAGGGCTTGGCATTCGCGTGATTAAGGATGGCCGTCCGGGCTATGCGCACACGGAACGCTTGACTAAGGAAGCGATTGCGCAGACCATCAAGGATGCCATTTGTCATACACAGTGGACCGAGAAGGTGGACTTTGAATTGCCCGCTCCGGCAAAGATTCCGGAAGGCTATCCCAACTACAATCCGGCGCTGGAATCGCTCACGCTTGCTGAACTTAAGGATTTTTGCATCGAACTTGAAAAAGAAACGTTTGCACGATCTGCTGACATCAAGAATATTCCGTATTTGGGTGCCGACCTGAATCGTGACTTTTCGATTGTCGCAAACCACAAGGGCCTTTTCTACACCGATAAGGGCAACTCCGTGTCGGTGGGCGCAGGCGCTGTCGCTGTACGCGATGGTATCAGCAAGCTCGGCAACTTTGTCAAAAGTGAGCGCGATTGGAGTAAATTCACCGTTGCTGAAATCGCTGACAGGGCTGCAAACTACGCAACTGAACTTTTCGGCGCCAAGAAAATCGAAGGCGGCAAGATTCCTGTCATATTCTCGGAACGTATTTCGGGCCGATTCATGAGCATGTACGCCTCACCGTTCATCGCTGAATCCATGCAGAAGGGTACTTCGCGCTTGGCTGGTAAAGAAGGCCAGAAAATTGCCTCCGAAAAGCTTTCTCTCTGGAGTGACCCGCTTGGCGAAAACTTCTGCCACAAGATGTACTTTGATTCCGAAGGCTGTTTGACTCGCCGCGTCGATGTCATCAAGGACGGCGTCTTTAACGAAGCTCTCTATAATCTGGAAACGGCTGCGAAAGCAGGACGAGCCTCAACGGGTAACGGTGCCCGCGATTTTGGCTCCAAGATGTCTACCGCGTTCTGGAACATGTTCGTTCCGGCAGGGGAGTACTCGTCTGCGGATCTTCTGAAGCTTTTCCCCAAGTGCCTCTTGGTGGTACGCCTTGAAGGCGGTTCCGGCTGTAGCTCCGTGAGTGGCGAACTCAGTATCGGTGCCCACGGTTTCTGGTGCGAAAATGGTGTGATTCAGCACCCTGTGGATGGCGTGACCTTGTCGGGCAACTATTTCGACATTATCCAGAATGTGGTCGGAATCGGCAACGAATATTACAATCCGTTTGTCGGAATCAAGGTCCCGGCACTTGCCATTAGCGAACTTGCGGTAAGCTGTTAATATAGGGGGCGGTGACCGCCGATGGCGGTTTGGGGTGCCTTCGTCGGCAATTTACCCCCTTTTTTTGGCGAGATACTACACAAACACATCGGAATTTTGTATCTTTGAGCCCAAGTTCGCACCACCCTTACCGGTGGGTAGCAATTTCAACAATAAACAAAAGGATCCAATAATGGCTCTCAAACTCGGTATCAATGGTTTCGGTCGTATCGGCCGTATGGTCTTCCGCGCTGCTGTGGAAAACTTCTCCAAGGACATTACTGTTGTCGGTATCAACGACCTTCTCGACGCTGACTACCTCGCTTACATGCTGAAGTATGAC
This genomic window from Fibrobacter sp. UWB10 contains:
- a CDS encoding helix-turn-helix transcriptional regulator codes for the protein MARHGTPTPGQAILEGIEWLKMDKAEFARRIGVPMETLEGLIAGTVEITRELAEALESVTGSPAAYWRMLASKAKRNV
- a CDS encoding TldD/PmbA family protein, producing MNITDAVSCMCDLAKGEAEQFDVIASNSHSEGLSVFQGQVQNTEISDSVGLGIRVIKDGRPGYAHTERLTKEAIAQTIKDAICHTQWTEKVDFELPAPAKIPEGYPNYNPALESLTLAELKDFCIELEKETFARSADIKNIPYLGADLNRDFSIVANHKGLFYTDKGNSVSVGAGAVAVRDGISKLGNFVKSERDWSKFTVAEIADRAANYATELFGAKKIEGGKIPVIFSERISGRFMSMYASPFIAESMQKGTSRLAGKEGQKIASEKLSLWSDPLGENFCHKMYFDSEGCLTRRVDVIKDGVFNEALYNLETAAKAGRASTGNGARDFGSKMSTAFWNMFVPAGEYSSADLLKLFPKCLLVVRLEGGSGCSSVSGELSIGAHGFWCENGVIQHPVDGVTLSGNYFDIIQNVVGIGNEYYNPFVGIKVPALAISELAVSC